DNA sequence from the Blastomonas fulva genome:
GTGCGCCGTGCGAAGGGCGGGCGTCGGTCTCGGGCAATGCGAGCGCCAGTTCCCCGACCTTGGCGACGATCCAGTCGGGATCGGCCTCGCGGCTGACATAATCGCTCAGCGTGCGGGCATAAAGCTGGTGCTCGGCGATCAGCACCCGCGCCGCCAGCGTGTCTGCAGTGTCGCCGGGCTGGATCGCGACTGCGCACTGGCCCAGCACAGGGCCATCGTCGAGCTCTGCGGTCACCAGATGCACGCTGCACCCAGCTTGCACATCGCCCGCATCGAGCGCGCGCTGGTGGGTGTGCAGGCCCTTGTACTTGGGCAGCAGAGAAGGATGGATGTTGAGCATCCGCCCCTCCCACCCGCGCACGAAGCCGGGGGTGAGAATGCGCATATAGCCGGCGAGCGCGACATGATCGGTGCCCGATGCGCGGATCGCTGCATCCATCGCAGCGTCATGGCTCTCGCGGTCCATGCCCTTGTGCGAAAGCGCGAAGGTCGGCACGCCTTCGGCTGCGGCAAGCTTCAAGCCGCCTGCATCGGGATTGTTGGATGCGACCAGAACGACCTCATAAGGGCACGAGGCCGCGCGCGAGGCATAGAGCAAAGCGGCCATATTGGTTCCGCTGCCCGAGATCAGGATGGCAACCTTGGCCTTCACTTCTCCCCTCCCGCCTGCGGGAGGGGTGGACGAGCCGCAGGCGAGGCCGGGGTGGGCCTGTCTTGCGCAAATTTCAGGCCCACCCCGCGCGGCGAGCCGCGCTGCCCCTCCCGCTTGCGGGAGGGGAGAGGGGTTGCTTCACCCCGCATGGGTGGCGCTCCACGCCGCCTTGGCGCTCCAGGTCTCGACCGAACCGCTGACCGTGGAGCCCTTGTCGCCAGCGGCGATCCGACCGATGCGGTAGACGGTTTCGCCCGCTGCCTCGAGATCTGCGATGACCGTGGCGACGTCGCTCTCGTCAACCACCAGCACCATGCCGATGCCGCAGTTGAAGGTGCGCGCCATTTCCTCGGGCTCGATATGCCCTTGTGCCTGCAGGAACGCCATCAGCCGGGGCTGGGCCCAGGCGTCGGCATCGACATGCGCATGCGCGCCTTCGGGCAGCACGCGCGGAATGTTCTCGAGCAGTCCGCCGCCGGTGATGTGTGCCATCGCGGCGATGCGGCCCGATTTGACCACCGGCAGCAGCGAAGAGACGTAAATTCGTGTCGGCGCGATCAGCGCGTCGATCAGCAAGACCTCCTGATCGAACAGGGCAGGGCGGTTCATCTTCCAGCCCTTGTCCGCCGCCAGACGACGCACCAGTGAATAGCCGTTGGAATGGACGCCCGACGAGGCAAGGCCGAGCAGCACGTCGCCGGGCTTCACCTTGTCGCCGGTGAGCACCTCGTCGCGCTCGACCGCGCCCACGCAGAAGCCCGCCAGATCGTAATCGCCCGGAGCATACATGCCGGGCATTTCCGCGGTCTCGCCGCCGATCAGCGCGCACCCCGCCAGCTTGCAGCCATCGGCGATCCCGGCGACGACGCGTTCGGCAATCCCCGTGTCGAGCTTGCCGGTTGCGAAATAATCGAGAAAGAACAAGGGTTCAGCGCCCTGGACGATCAGATCGTTGACGCACATCGCCACCAGATCGATGCCGATCGCATCATGCCGGTCGTGGTCGATGGCGAGCTTGACCTTGGTGCCCACGCCATCATTGGCCGCGACCAGCAGCGGATCGCGAAAGCCTGCAGCCTTGAGGTCGAAGAACCCGCCAAATCCGCCAAGTTCGGCATTGGCGCCGGGCCGCGCGGTCGCCTTGGCGAGTGGGCCGATCGCCTTGACCAGTGCGTTGCCCGCCGCGATCGAAACCCCGGCCTGGGCATAGCTGTAGGAGTCGTGAGGTGGCGTCGCGCCGGTCTTGTCAGTCATGGGCTGAGCGGTTAGCGACTTCTCGCTTGGATTTCCACGCCATTGTCGCCAAAAGGGGCCGCCAAACCACCGCCAGCGATCAATGCGCCGGGGATCATCATTTTATACGGTTGATTGAAGCTAAGGATATCTTGACCAACAGCCTGACCCTGAGCCGCCCAGCGCCGAGACTATCGCGCGCGTGGATCGCCGCAATCCTGCTCCCGCTGCTGCTGGTGCTGGCGGGGATCGTGTACGCCCAGATCGAGGGAGACCGCGGAATTCCGCCGGTTGCCAGCGGCGGCGATTTCGAGGTCAGCGGCGTAAAGGTCGACGCATCGGGCAAGAATGCGCAAGAGGCTCGCTCGAACGCGTGGCGCGAGGCGCAGCGCAAGGGCTGGCAGAAATTGTGGATGCAGACCAACCGCTCTGGCGCGGCGCCCAAGCTCAGCGACTCGGTGCTCGACGGAATCGTCTCGGCCATCGTGGTGGAATATGAACAGATCGGCCCGCGCCGCTATATCGCGACACTGGGCGTGCTGTTTGATCGCGCGCGCGCAGGGGAACTGCTCGGCGTCAGCGGATCGGTTCTGCGCTCGGCACCGATGCTGGTAATTCCGATCTACGTCTCGGGAGGATCGGCGCAGACGTTCGAGAACCGCACGCCATGGCAGGCGGCCTGGGCCCGCTATCGCACCTCAGAAAGCATCGTCGATTACATCCGTCCGCATGGATCGGGCGCGGATTCGCTGCTGGTCAACGCCGCGCAGTCGGGTCGCCGCAGCCGCACCTGGTGGCGGCTGATCCTCGACCAGTTCGGCGGGGCGGACGTCGTGGTGCCTGTTGCACATGTCGAGCGGCAATATCCCGGCGGACCGATCACCGGACGCTTTGCCGCGCGCTTCGGCCCCGACAGCCGGTTGCTGGGATCGTTCACGCTGCGCGCGCGCAACAGCGACGGCCTCAACGCGATGCTCGACGAGGCGATCCAGCGGCTCGACCGGATATATGCCGGCGCAGTGCGCTCGGGCGAACTGCGCCCCGATTCGTCGCTGATCATCGAAAAGCCGGTCGAGATCGTCGAGGAACTGCTCGACGAAAGCCTGGCCGAGGACGTGCCGCTCGAAGCCGGTGGACTGACCAGCGGGCCGCAGATCATCTCGATCCAGTTCGACACCCCCGATGTCGCCGCAGTGCAGGCGGGTGAGCGGCTGGTGCGTGGTATCCCCGGCGTTCAGTCGGCCAATACCGCCAGCCTGGCGCTGGGCGGTACCTCGGTGATGCAGGTCAACGCCAACATCGATATCGACGCCTTGCGCGGCGCGCTCGAAGCCCGTGGCTGGCGGGTGCAGCAGGGCGCGGGCGTGCTGCGCATCTCGCGCGCTCAGGCACCGGCTGCGGCCCCCGGCGGCGGGGGATAACACGCGATGACGGGCCAGTTCGTACTGCCCTTTGCGGCAGCCGGACCGGATGGCGACAGCGATTTTCTGGTCACCGAATCGAATCGTGAGGCGATCGACCGGCTGTTCGACTGGACGCGGCTACCCTTTGGTGCGGCGGTGCTGATCGGCCCGCCCGGATCGGGCAAGACCACCATCGGCCGCGCGTTCGTCACAGGATCGGGTGGCTGCTTCATCGACAATGCCGATGGCGAAAGCGACGAGACGCTGTTCCACGCCTGGAACCGGGCGCAGACCCAGGGCGCGCCGGTGCTGTTCGCCGCGTCCCTCCCGCCCGCGCAGTGGGGCATCCGGCTGCCCGACCTGCTGTCGCGGCTGGGCGCATCGCTGCTGGTCGAAATTCCGCCACCCGACGAGGAAATGACCGCACTGCTGCTGCAGAAGCTGCTGGCGCGGGCAGGGCTTGCGCTGCCCGATGCGCTGGCCGCTTATGCCGCGCTCAGGGTCGAGCGATCCTATCCGGCCATCTGCCGGCTGGCGCACATGATCGACGAGATGGCGCTGGCAATGCAGCGCCCAATCGGCCAAAGACTGGTGCGCGACGCACTGGCAAACTTGGCAGGAACCGATGGCGGCTCATCCGACACAGACTGAACAATCTGGCCCGGCAGATCCTGCCGAATCGGCCCGCCGCTATTTCAACCGCGAACTCAGCTGGCTGGCGTTCAACGACCGGGTGCTGGAAGAGGCGTGCAATCCGCGCCACCCCCTACTCGAGCGGCTGCGCTTCCTGTCGATCTCGGGAAACAATCTCGACGAGTTCTTCATGGTGCGCGTGGCTGGGCTCGTGGGGCAGGTGGCAGAGCATGTCGAGGAGCGCTCCGCCGACGGCCGCACGCCTGCGCAGCAGCTGGTCGAAATCGAGCGCGCGGTCGACAGGCTCAATGCCGCGCAGCAACAGGTTTGGAGCGATCTGCGGGCCGAACTGGCGACCAATGGCGTGGTCGAGGCCGATGTCGATGATCTCGACGACGTCAACAAGGCATGGCTGCGCGAGCATTTCGTCACCCAGATCTTCCCGGTGCTCACCCCACAGGCGCTCGATCCGGCGCATCCGTTTCCGTTCATCCCCAACAAGGGACTGAGCCTGATATTCGACCTCAAGCGCCGGTCGGACGGCAAGACGGTGCGCGAACTCGTGATGCTGCCCGCCACCATGCCGCGCTTCGTGCGGATCGCGGGCGACAAGGGCTGGCATGTCGCGCTCGAAAAGATCGTCGTCGCCTTCGCCGACAAGCTTTTCCCCGGCTATGATGTGCGCGGATCGGGCCTGTTCCGCATCATCCGCGACAGCGATATCGAGGTCGAGGAAGAGGCCGAGGATCTGGTGCTGTACTTCCGCAATGCGCTGAAACGGCGCAAGCGCGGGCAGGTGATCCGGCTGGAAACATCGCGGCTGATGGACAAGGGGCTGGCCGAGCTGCTGGACGACAATCTGCTGCAGGAGGGCGGCAACAAGTCGTCCGACGATGGCTTCCTGGGGATCGGCGATCTCGCCGCATTGGTCGAAGAGGACCGGCCCGATCTCAAGTTCCCCGCCTTCACGCCGCGATTTCCTGAACGAATCCGAGAACATAACGGCGATTGCTTTGCAGCGATCAGAAGCAAGGACATCGTCGTCCACCACCCGTACGAGAGCTTCGAGGTGGTCATCGCGTTCCTCAAACAGGCAGCGCAAGACCCAGATGTCGTGGCGATCAAGCAGACGCTGTACCGCGCCGGCAAGCAGTCCGCGATCATCAACGCGCTGATCGCGGCGGCAGAGGCCGGCAAGTCGGTCACCGCGGTGGTCGAGCTCAAAGCGCGCTTCGACGAGGAGCAGAACCTGCTCTGGGCGAGCGCGCTCGAGCGGGCCGGGGTGCAGGTGGTCTATGGCTTTATCGAGTGGAAGACCCACGCCAAGATCTCGATGGTGGTGCGCCGCGAGCCCGACGGCTTCCGCACCTATTGCCACTTCGGCACCGGCAACTACCATCCGGTCACCGCGCGGATCTACACGGATCTCAGCTTCTTCACCGCCGATCCCCGCGCCAGCCGCGATGCGGCGCAATTGTTCAACTACATCACCGGCTATGTCGAGCCCGAGCAGCTCGAACTGCTCTCGATGTCGCCGCGCGACATGCGCCGCGACCTGATCGCGCTGATCGATCATGAAATGGAAGAGGCACGCGCCGGGCGTAAAGGCGCGATCTGGGCCAAGATGAACTCGCTGGTCGATCCGGCGATGATCGAGAAGCTCTATGCCGCGAGCAGCGCGGGCGTGCAGATCGAATTGGTCATCCGCGGTATCTGCTGCCTGCGCCCGGGCGTTGCGGGCCTCTCCGACAACATCCGCGTCAAGTCGGTGGTCGGGCGCTTCCTTGAGCACAGTCGCATCTGGGCGTTCGGCAACGGCGATGCGCTGCCCAACGACCGGGCCAAGGTGTTCATCAGTTCGGCCGACTGGATGCCGCGCAATTTCGACCGGCGGGTGGAATACATGCTGCCGATCCAGAACCCGACGGTGCACGATCAGGTGCTCGAACAGGTGATGGTCGCCAATCTGCTGGACAACGAACAAAGCTGGGAGCTGGATGGCGATGGCCGCTACATCCGCATCCGTCCCGACGACAAGCCGTTCAACCTGCACCGCTATTTTATGACAAACCCGTCGCTGTCCGGACGCGGCACTGCGCTCAAGAACAGCGATGCGGTGCCCAAGCTCAGCCTCCATCGCCGCGCCCCACGCGAGGATTGACCGGACCCTTATGGATTTTTTCATCCGCAAACAGAACCAGCCGGCGCATCTCTATCGCACGGCGATCATCGATATCGGTTCGAACTCGGTGCGTCTGGTCGTCTATTCGGGGCCGCGCCGCAACCCGGCGCTCATCTTCAACGAGAAGGTGATGGCGGGGCTGGGTCGGTCGCTGGCGGACACCGGCACGATCGATGCCGCCGCGATGAAGCGCGCGATCGAGGCGCTCGAGCGCTTCCGCATCGTCGCGCGCGAAATGGATGTCGACGAGACCGTATGCGTCGCGACCGCGGCGGTGCGCGATGCCAGCAACGGCGACGAGTTCACGCGAAAGGCGCGGGCATTGGGGCTGGATATCATCATCCTGTCGGGCGATGACGAGGCTCGGATCTCCGGGTTCGGCGTGCTCTCGGCGATCCCGCACGCCGACGGCATCGTGGGGGATCTGGGGGGCGGCAGCCTCGACCTTGCACGGGTCAGCAGCGGCACGGTGGTGGAAACCGCGACGCTGCCGCTGGGCGTGCTGCGCGCCGCGGCGGTGCGGCAGGGCGATGGCATGACGCTGGCCTCGGCCTTCCGCAAGATGGTCGCGCCCTATGCGTGGCTGCGCGAGCATCCGGGCAAGCCCTTCTATCTGGTGGGCGGGTCATGGCGTGCCTTTGCCCGGTTGGACATGCACCTTACCGCCTATCCGCTGCGGGTGCTCAACGAGTATCGGATCGATATCGCGCGGCCCGAAGCGGTGCTCACCGGGTTTCGTGCCATGGATCGCGACGCGGTGCGCCAGGCGACGGGCCTCGCGCCCTCGCGCATCGAGACATTGCCCGATGCGATCGCGCTGCTGCGGCTGATGCGCGATCATATCAGCCCCAGCGAGTTGATCGTGTCGTCCTATGGCCTGCGCGAAGGATTGCTCTACGCACGGATGGACGACGACGTGCGCCAGCGCGATCCGCTGCTGGTGGCGGCGGACCGCTACGGCCAGCTCCAGTCGCGCTTCGGCGAGGATTCGCAGCCGCTGTTCGACTGGATTTCGCGGATATTCCCCGAGGACCCGCCGCACTGGCAGCGCTGGCTCAAGGCGGCGTGTCATCTGTCTGATGTTGCGTGGCAGGCAAGCCCCGATTTCCGCGCCGAACGTGGGCTCGAGATCGCGCTGCACGGCAACTGGGTGGGGATCGATGTGGTCGGACGCTCAATGATCGGCCAGGCACTTTATACCAATTTTGGCGGAGGTCCGCGCCCGTTCCCGCTCGATTTCCACGTCGCCACACCCGAGATGCTGGAACGTGCGATCGGTTGGGGACTGGCGATGCGCCTGGCGCAGCGGCTGGGTGCGGGCACGCACGATGTCCTCAAGCGCAGCCATCTGCAGCGGGTTGGTGACGCGTTGCACCTTGTGCTCGATCCCGCGGACCGGGCGTTGTACGGCGAGGTCGTCGAGCGGCGGCTACGGCGCCTGGCGCAGTTCATGGGCCGTCGGGCAGGACTTAGCCTGAGTTGATTGGGCCGGGGTCTGGTAAATTGACCCACCATCCTCTATTTAGGCAGCTACCACAGGCGAAGGAACGGCGCATGTTCAGCGCATTGAGCGAATATCTGGATTCCATCCGCGCGCGCGATCCCGCCCCCCGATCCCGGTGGGAGATTCTGCTGTACCCCGGCGTGCTGGCGCTGGGCCTGCACCGGGTCGCGCACTGGCTGTTCACCGGCGAGCTCTATTTCCTCGCGCGGCTGGTCAACCACATCTCGCGCTTTCTCACCGCGATCGATATCCATCCCGGCGCGCAGATCGGTCGCTTCCTGTTTGTCGACCACGGCTTTGTCGTGATCGGCGAGACCGCGGTGATCGGCGACAATGTGACCATCTATCAGGGCGCGACGCTGGGCGGGCGCAACCCCACCGATGGCGTGGGCGGCAAGCGCCACCCGACCATCGAGGATGACGTGATCGTCAGCCTGGGCGCGGCGATCCTTGGCCCGCTCACCGTCGGCAAGGGTGCGCGCATCGGTGCGAACGCCGTCGTCACGCGTGATGTCGCCCCCGGGTCGGTAATGGTCGGCATTCCGGCGCGCCCCACGCCTGTCGATGCGGCGGAAAAGCAGCGCGGCTTCGTGCAGTACGGCACGCCGTGCAGCCAGACCTTCGACCCGTCCACGCAGAAGCTGGAATTGCTGCAGTGCGAGATCCTGCAGATGCAGGAGCGGATCCGCCAGCTGATGGAAGAACGCGACGAGGCCCGCAAGGCCGTCCGCGGCGCCGAGCTCAAGGGGCCCGATCGCGATAGCGGGACCGCAGCCTGACATGAGCCGTAACACCGAGGTCGCGGCTTGAACCCGGGCGGCAACGTCTCCCTGTTTCCGCTGACCGGCGGAACGGCTAACCAGACCGGCTTTGACCGGCAGGAACTCAACCGCATTCTCGATCTGTACGGACGCATGGTCGCGGCCGGCATGTGGCGCGATTACGCGATCGAGCTGGGCCGCGATGCGGCGATCTTCTCATGCTTTCGCAGGGCCACCGAGCGGCCTGAATTCCGCATCGAAAAGCGTCCTGCGCTGCGCCGCAAGCAGGGCATGTGGGCGCTGGTCGGCGAAGGTGGTGCGGTGCTCAAGCGCGGGCACGAGCTGTCGGGCGTGCTTGCCCCGCTCGAGCGCAAGCTGGTGCGCGTCGTCGAATAGCGCGCGCCTCGCGCTCAACCGTCCAGTTCGTGGTCGCCATGCGGCTCGAGGCTCGCCTTGTGCAGCAGATGCCCCAGCCAGGCCGCGACCACGCACATCGCCGCGCTGAGCAGCAGCTGATAAATCACCTGCAACCCGGCCAGGCTGAGCCCGATGGCGATCAGCGAGCCGATCACCATCGCGCCCGAATTGACGATGTTGTTGGCCGCGATGGTGCGTGCAGCCTCGCTCTTGTGCACGGTGGTGGTCAGGAACGCGTACAGCGGGACGACGAACATGCCGCCTGCCACAGCGATCCCCAGGAGCGAGAGCAGCAGCGGAATGGCCATGGAGTGCCGGATGAACTCGCCCACGGTGAACAGCGATCCGGCGGTGTCGGGCACCCACTGGCGGCAGACGAAGAAGAAGGCGACCACGAACAGCCCCATCACGATCACCGACACGGGCGAATAGCGCGCCGAGACGGTGCCCTTGAGCAGCGCGTTGATCGCAACCGATCCGATCGCCACACCGATCGAGAACACCACCAGGAACAGGCTGGCGACCTCCTTGCTCGCGGTCAGCACGTTCTTGGCCAGCGGCGGGAACTGGATGAACAGCACCGCGCCGATGGTCCAGAAAAAGCTGATCGCGACAATGGCCAGGAACACCCGGCGCACCTTCATCGTCGCCTTGATCAGCGAGATCGAGGCCCGGATGAAGTTGTAGTCGAGCTTGGTGCGTTCGATCATGGCCGGGGCAGGGGGCACCTGCCGCCCGGTCATGTAGCCGATCATCGCGGTTATCACGACCGCGATGCCGGCGACCTCCACCGGGATCCAGCCCGCCAGGATGGTGCCCAGCAGGATGGCGATATAGGTTCCCGCTTCCACCAGCCCGGTGCCGCCCAGAACCTCGTCATCGTTGAGATGCTGCGGCAGGATGGCGTATTTGATCGGGCCGAAAAAGGTCGAGTGGATCCCCATCGCGAAAAGCGCCAGCATCATCAGCGGGATGGCGATGCTGTGCACGGCCATGCCGGCCCAGGCCATGTACAGCCCCGTGCCGCCGACCAGCATGATGATGATTTCGCAGAATTTGACGATGCGGATGATGGCGGCCTTGTCCCGCGTATCGGCCAGCTGCCCGGCGAGCGCCGAGAGCAGGAAGAACGGCAGGATGAACACCGCCGTCGCAATCGCGCTGAACCAGGTTTCGGCGGTTTCGTCGTTGTACACGCTGTAGACGACGAACAGCACCATCGCGTTCTTGTACAGATTGTCGTTGAATGCCCCGAGCAGCTGGGTCACGAACAGGGGGAGAAAGCGCCTCTTGTTCAAAAGCGCACCAGCGGATGCCATGCCGTCAATTCCTCTGCGATTAACCCGCCGACCTTGCGCTGCGCTCCATCCCGATGCGGGTGGCCGGGCAGCGGCAGGTCGTGGCCGGGGTATCGGGATGGATGCCGGGCCGGTCAAGCCATTTCCATCCTGCGCAAATGCCGTTAAGAGGCTCGCACCCTATGCTGACACTGCCCAACATATTGACCCTCTCGCGCATCGTGACCGTGCCTCTGCTGGCCGCCCTGTTGTGGTGGCCTGAATGGGCGACCGGCTATCTGCTGGGCTTTGTCGTCTATTGCCTGATGGGCATCACCGATTATTTCGACGGTTATCTGGCACGTGCCCAGGGGGCGGTGTCGCGGCTGGGCATTTTCCTCGATCCGATTGCCGACAAGATCATGGTGGCGGCGGTCATCCTGATCCTGTGCGCCAACAACGATATCGACGGGCTGCACGTCATCGCCGCGCTGATCATCCTGCTGCGCGAGATCACCGTATCGGGCCTGCGCGAGTTTCTGGCGGGGCTTCAGGTCTCGATGCCGGTGTCGCAGCTGGCCAAATGGAAGACCACGCTGCAGCTGCTCGCGCTGGGCACCCTGATCTTTGCCGGCGGCTTTCCCGAGCATCTGTGGATGCAGCAGCTGGGAATCGCCGCATTGTGGACCGCCGCGATCCTGACATTGGTCACCGGCTGGGATTATCTGCGGGTCGGCCTGAAGCACATGGATTAGCCCAAATTCTCCCCTACCGCTTGCGGGAGGGGTGGCTGAGCCAAAGGCGAAGCCGGGGTGGGCCTGAAAAGCGTGCTCGTGTCTGGCCCACCCCGGTTCAGCGAGCTGAACCTGCCCCCTCCCGCAAGCGGTAGGGGAGAAAATGGTGCCTACCCCGCGCACTTCCCTTCGGCATGGCCACGGCGCAGGATGTCCGCCAGCATCCGGAACTCCTCGGCGCGGGGGCTGTTGCGGCGCCAGATGATCGCAATGTCGCGCGAGGCGTGATCCGCCAGCAACGGCCGCGCCACGATATCGGTGTTGTTCAATATCCCCGCATCGATCGCGATCTGCGGCAGCAATGTGAGGCCCAGCTTGTTGTCGACCATCTGCACCAGCGTGTGCAGCGATGTGCCGAACATCATCGCACTGGCGCGCAGTTCGGGGCGGTTGCACGCGGCAAGCGCGTGGTCCTTCAGGCAGTGGCCATCCTCGAGCAGCAGCAGCCGCGATTCGTCGATGAGCTCGGGGCGCACGAATTCGGGCGGGTCGCGCGGGTCATCCTTGGGGAAGGCTACGTAGAGCGGATCGACGAACAGGGTTTCGTGCTCGACATCGCCCGCCGGAAAGGGGAGCGCAAGCAGAACGCAATCGACCTGGCCGTGATGAAGAGACTCGACCGCGGCGCTGCTGACTTCCTCGCGCAGGAACAGCTTGAGCTCGGGCTGCTCGCGGCGCAGGCCGGGAAGCAGCCGGGGCAGCAGGAACGGGGCAATAGTGGGGATGACGCTCATCCGCAGATCGCCCGACAGCGGCTTGCCCGATGAGCGCACGAGGTCGGAGAGCTCTTCCGCCTCGCGCAGGATACGGTGCGCCTTGGCCACGACCTTGTTGCCCAGCGGCGTGAATCGCACCACCCGCCGGGTCCGTTCGACCAGCACCACGCCCAGCAGCGTTTCCAGCTCGCGCAGCCCCGCCGACAGCGTCGACTGCGTCACGTAACAGGCATCTGCCGCCTTGCCGAAATGACCATGCTCTTCCAGCGCGACGAGATATTGCAGCTGTTTGAGAGTGGGCAGATATGACGTCATGGCTGCTCCGCAAGCGCAGCGGCGACAGCGGCATCGGCATCCGGCTCGGCTTCTGCCGCAAGTTCGGTGCGCGTCATCTTGATCCGGCCATCGGCGATGGCAAACGCCATCCGACCCTCGACCAGCGCCAGCGCATCGCGGCCGAACTGTTCGAACCGCCAGCCTTCCAGGATCGGCAGGTTCTTGCGCACACCCGCCGCCAGCGCTTCCAGATCGTCGCTGCGCGCGAGCAGCCGCGCGGCGACATCGATCTCGCGCGATCGGATCTTGAGCAGCAGCTTGAGCAGGTCAGCGACGAGCGCGCCTTCCTTTCCCAGTGCAGGGCCACGCGGGCTCTTGGGCGGCATTTCCGCCGGGCTGAGCGGACGCGCGGCGATCAGCGCATCCATCATCCGCGCGCCAATATCGTTTTCGCGCCATGCCGCGGACAGGCCGCGCACCTTGCCCAGATCGGACTGGTGCGAGGGCGGATGCGCCGCGATGTCGGCAAGCGTCTCGTCCTTCATGATGCGCCCGCGCGGCAGGTTCTTGTCCTGGGCCTCAGTCTCGCGCCACCAGGCGAGCGCGCGCATGCGGCCGAGGATCTGCGCGCTGCGGCCCGGCGGACGGATGCGCTGCCATAAAGTGTCGGGATCGGGCTTGTACTGGCGCGGATCGCCCAGCTTTTCCATCTCGATATCCAGCCACGCACCGCGCCCGGTGCGGCGCAATTTGTCGAGCATCTTGGGGAAGATCTTGGCCAGATGGGTGACATCTCCAATGGCATAATCAATCTGGCGGGCCTCCAGCGGCCTGCGGGACCAGTCGGTGAAGCGCGCACCCTTGTCGACCGTCAGTCCCAGCCAGCTTTCGACAAGGTTGGCATAGCCTATCTGCTCGGCCTGGCCGAGCGCCATTGCGGCAACCTGGGTGTCGAACAGCGGGGTGGGTGTCTTGCCGGTCAGGTTGAAGATGATCTCGATGTCCTGGGGTCCTGCATGGAAGACCTTGAGGACCTCGGGATTCTCGGTGAGCAGGTCTAGCAGCGGGCTCAGATCGATTCCCGGTGCCTTGGGATCGATGGCCGCAGCCTCTTCCAGATTGCCGATCTGTACCAGGCACAGCTCGGGCCAATAGGTGTTCTCGCGCATGAACTCGGTATCAACCGCGACAAAGTCGGATTGGGCCAGACGCGTGCATAGCCGCGCGAGGGAATCGGTGTCGGTAATCAGTGGGTGAATCTGCATGTTGAACCTATACAGCGTGCGAAGAATGTCGCAAACTGCGAGCGGGTCCATAATGAATCAGCGCAAGGATAGTTGTCCCTGACGCCGATCGGAACAAACATCCATCCATCCATCATGTAATGCGTGCCTCGTTGGGCGCGGGGGACAAGTCATGTGGGTCTATCATGTGGTCATAATTATTCTCATTTTGACGCTAATTGGGCAGATGCTGGCTGCAGGTGGCGATGCCTTTCTGGTTCTTGATAATTCAAGGCCGGTGGGAGGTGATCGCGAAGTGTTGACAATACTGGCCTGGGGGCTCGCGACCCGCGCCGGGCGCAGCGCCTGCATCAGCGATCCGGCCGGGCGCGGGATTAACGACATGCGCTTCTCGATGAACTTCGGCCAGATCCTGCTTTCGGTGGTGACCTTGGGCATCGTCCGCCGGGTGAACATCGATTACCGCATGTTTGCCGGCAACAGCCCGGTGGAGGAGGCCTGATGCCCGCGCCGCACCGCCATGGCGCGCTGCGCTGGACCAATTATCACGGCACCGAATCCGCCGACCTTGCCGATCTGGTCGAACTCACCAACAGCACCGCCGAATCCGGGCGCGACGCCTTGCGCGAGGTGGCGCGCGATGTGCTGGCACTGCTGCAGCAGGCGCGTGCAGCCGGCATCCATGTCCGCCCGCTCGGATCGGGCTGGTCGCC
Encoded proteins:
- the rnd gene encoding ribonuclease D — protein: MQIHPLITDTDSLARLCTRLAQSDFVAVDTEFMRENTYWPELCLVQIGNLEEAAAIDPKAPGIDLSPLLDLLTENPEVLKVFHAGPQDIEIIFNLTGKTPTPLFDTQVAAMALGQAEQIGYANLVESWLGLTVDKGARFTDWSRRPLEARQIDYAIGDVTHLAKIFPKMLDKLRRTGRGAWLDIEMEKLGDPRQYKPDPDTLWQRIRPPGRSAQILGRMRALAWWRETEAQDKNLPRGRIMKDETLADIAAHPPSHQSDLGKVRGLSAAWRENDIGARMMDALIAARPLSPAEMPPKSPRGPALGKEGALVADLLKLLLKIRSREIDVAARLLARSDDLEALAAGVRKNLPILEGWRFEQFGRDALALVEGRMAFAIADGRIKMTRTELAAEAEPDADAAVAAALAEQP